From the Streptomyces pluripotens genome, one window contains:
- a CDS encoding helix-turn-helix transcriptional regulator — protein MARPACALREAARLLATATERARAGAGRLVLLRGATGTGRTTVLEAAAEDGMRVLRARCYVGDAAVPFAAILQLLGPLAVFADLPLDGDERVIGAGLWRTLRSYAEESPLLITVDDVHLADPASRRWLVETVRLIDRLPIVLVATERSQYDVDPPAPGLAHSLSPALVTTHTLTPLSDDSAVAAVRSAFPDADNSWIADCVRAGAGNPLLLRALLDDLSDGSHPVVPDTSAALYPGAFPAAVQWWLDCAGPGTAEVARTLAILDEGWNHKPAPGTGGHSAVHIPSLLAELSDADPARVTGWITAMTCLGLLRTDDMGRARYAHPLLRDAVLTGVPAARRRAAHRTTAEMMLHHGASSDLVARQLLLIDAVNAPWALPVLQDAASLALHEGQIEDAVAFLRRALNEPLSDEVRQRLLTELGSLEYAVPGSSAAILRLTEALRLPGPPQERVRAAVALGTALTGRGRTRAAVEVLRSLYDGLADRPDLVRILRQACLQLSDKDQAVRQEAYERLADVAEHSPVSISAAGHAFLVKYSVTAGLRSAKDAMLRLRGLLAEPTDPLSEPYLLGTAAVVALWADELDEAELLVERGLAGQRPDVLHPMHEALLNTRMDIVAARADYATLLADPPPVSATPTNAHAHAVTALVETGRALEAEHLSDTFDLRTAPESWELNRFLYARGRLRAANGDPAGALHDFLECGRRESAREAFSPVVTPWRTAAAECHLALGVSREALALAAEELRLARVWNTPRTVGRALRVLGTATGGRRGLELGQEAVRLLRDGPAGPELVAALLALGRQLTASGESSRARDILREAAVLAERHGAVRLRDLAEEALRVGGARRAATRTGAAALTDSERRIAELAAEGRTNTEIADLLHLARRTVETHLTHSYRKLGIRRRGALSAALSGSDTAGTSQVGDLEDAR, from the coding sequence ATGGCCCGACCGGCATGTGCACTACGGGAAGCGGCACGGCTGTTGGCCACCGCGACCGAGCGCGCTCGTGCGGGCGCCGGCCGTCTGGTCCTGCTGCGCGGTGCCACCGGCACGGGCCGCACCACGGTCCTGGAGGCCGCCGCCGAGGACGGCATGCGCGTACTGCGCGCACGCTGCTACGTCGGCGACGCCGCGGTCCCCTTCGCCGCGATCCTGCAACTCCTCGGCCCCCTCGCGGTGTTCGCCGATCTGCCCTTAGACGGCGACGAGCGGGTGATCGGCGCCGGGCTGTGGCGGACGTTGCGCTCGTACGCCGAGGAGTCGCCACTGCTGATCACCGTGGACGATGTACACCTGGCCGATCCGGCCTCCCGCCGCTGGCTGGTGGAAACCGTCCGGCTCATAGACCGGCTGCCCATCGTCCTGGTGGCCACCGAACGCAGCCAGTACGACGTGGATCCGCCCGCACCCGGCCTCGCCCACTCCCTCTCCCCCGCCCTCGTCACCACCCACACCCTGACCCCGCTGTCGGACGACTCGGCGGTGGCGGCCGTCCGCTCGGCCTTCCCGGACGCCGACAACTCCTGGATCGCGGACTGTGTACGGGCCGGCGCGGGCAACCCCCTGCTGCTGCGCGCCCTGTTGGACGACCTCTCTGACGGAAGCCATCCCGTCGTGCCGGACACCTCGGCGGCGCTGTACCCAGGCGCGTTTCCGGCGGCCGTGCAGTGGTGGCTGGACTGCGCCGGGCCGGGCACAGCAGAGGTGGCGCGGACGCTGGCGATCCTGGACGAGGGCTGGAACCACAAACCCGCCCCCGGCACGGGGGGCCACTCGGCCGTCCACATACCCTCCCTCCTCGCCGAACTCTCCGACGCCGACCCGGCCCGGGTCACGGGCTGGATCACCGCGATGACCTGCCTCGGGCTGCTGCGCACCGACGACATGGGCCGCGCCCGCTACGCCCATCCGCTGCTGCGGGACGCAGTGCTCACCGGTGTGCCCGCGGCCCGACGGCGCGCCGCGCACCGGACGACCGCCGAGATGATGCTCCACCACGGTGCCTCCAGCGACCTTGTCGCCCGTCAACTACTACTCATCGACGCGGTGAACGCGCCCTGGGCACTGCCGGTGCTTCAGGACGCCGCTTCGCTGGCGTTGCATGAGGGGCAGATCGAGGACGCGGTGGCCTTCCTGCGCCGCGCCCTGAACGAGCCCCTCTCCGATGAGGTCAGACAGCGTCTGCTGACCGAGCTGGGGTCACTGGAGTACGCGGTGCCCGGGTCCTCGGCCGCGATCCTGAGGCTGACCGAGGCCCTGCGGCTGCCTGGTCCGCCGCAGGAACGAGTGCGTGCCGCGGTCGCCCTGGGGACCGCGCTGACCGGGCGGGGCAGGACCCGCGCGGCGGTCGAGGTGCTGCGCTCCCTCTACGACGGGCTCGCCGACCGTCCGGACCTGGTGCGCATCCTGCGGCAGGCGTGCCTGCAACTGTCCGACAAGGACCAGGCGGTGCGGCAGGAGGCGTACGAGCGGCTGGCCGACGTGGCCGAGCACTCGCCGGTGTCGATCAGCGCGGCCGGTCACGCGTTCCTGGTGAAGTACTCGGTCACGGCGGGGCTGAGGTCGGCGAAGGACGCGATGCTGCGCCTGCGCGGTCTGCTGGCGGAACCGACCGACCCGCTGTCCGAGCCGTACCTGCTGGGGACGGCCGCCGTGGTCGCCCTGTGGGCCGACGAACTCGACGAGGCCGAACTGCTGGTGGAGCGCGGCCTGGCCGGACAGCGGCCCGACGTTCTGCACCCCATGCACGAGGCGCTGCTCAACACCCGGATGGACATCGTCGCGGCACGGGCCGACTACGCGACCCTCCTGGCCGATCCGCCGCCCGTCTCCGCGACCCCGACCAACGCCCATGCGCACGCGGTGACCGCTCTCGTGGAGACGGGTCGAGCCCTTGAGGCCGAACACCTTTCCGACACCTTCGACTTGCGGACGGCGCCGGAGTCCTGGGAGCTGAACCGGTTCCTGTACGCACGCGGGCGGCTGCGCGCCGCGAACGGCGACCCGGCGGGAGCGCTGCACGACTTCCTGGAGTGCGGTCGGCGCGAGTCGGCCCGCGAAGCCTTCAGCCCGGTCGTCACTCCCTGGCGCACGGCCGCCGCCGAATGCCATCTGGCGCTGGGCGTGTCGCGGGAGGCGCTCGCCCTGGCCGCGGAGGAACTGCGTCTGGCCCGGGTGTGGAACACCCCCCGCACCGTGGGCCGGGCGCTGCGCGTGCTCGGCACCGCGACCGGCGGGCGCCGCGGTCTGGAACTGGGTCAGGAGGCGGTACGACTGCTGCGGGACGGCCCCGCCGGACCGGAGCTCGTTGCGGCGCTGCTGGCCCTGGGCCGTCAGCTGACCGCCTCGGGGGAGTCCTCGCGTGCCCGCGACATCCTGCGGGAGGCGGCCGTGCTCGCCGAACGCCACGGAGCCGTAAGACTGCGGGACCTGGCGGAGGAGGCGCTGCGGGTGGGCGGCGCGCGACGTGCGGCGACACGGACCGGCGCCGCCGCGCTCACCGACAGCGAGCGTCGTATCGCCGAACTGGCCGCGGAGGGACGCACCAACACGGAGATCGCGGATCTGCTGCATCTGGCCCGGCGCACCGTGGAGACCCATCTGACCCACAGCTACCGCAAGTTGGGTATCCGACGGCGCGGCGCCCTGAGTGCTGCCCTGTCTGGGAGCGACACGGCGGGCACGTCTCAGGTCGGCGACCTGGAGGACGCTCGGTGA
- a CDS encoding helix-turn-helix transcriptional regulator, translating to MLNSIRTTHAGTADGTTVSAARVPVTVYAGDPISREGAMAQLRRYPDMELRDASAAGSGTVTLFISDTLDETTLTRLRKVVRNQGARAVLVVGALREDELLDVIECGIGAIVWRHEATAARLEQAVRAAARGDGDLPADLLGRLISQVSSLHRDSAGRPGVAAPGLTPREADVLRLVADGFDTAEIARKMTYSERTVKNVIHGLTARLHLRNRAHAVAHAVRAGYI from the coding sequence GTGCTCAACTCAATCCGGACCACACATGCCGGCACGGCGGACGGCACCACCGTGTCGGCGGCCCGGGTGCCCGTGACGGTGTACGCCGGGGACCCGATCTCGCGCGAGGGGGCCATGGCCCAGCTGCGCCGCTACCCGGACATGGAACTGCGGGACGCGTCGGCCGCCGGCTCCGGCACGGTGACCCTCTTCATCAGCGACACGCTGGACGAGACCACCCTCACCCGGCTGCGCAAGGTGGTGCGCAACCAGGGTGCCCGGGCCGTCCTCGTGGTGGGCGCACTGCGCGAGGACGAGTTGCTCGATGTGATCGAGTGCGGAATCGGTGCCATCGTGTGGCGCCACGAGGCGACGGCCGCCCGCCTGGAGCAGGCCGTACGCGCGGCCGCCCGCGGTGACGGAGACCTGCCCGCGGACCTGCTCGGACGGCTCATCAGCCAGGTGAGCTCCCTGCACCGGGACTCCGCCGGACGCCCCGGTGTCGCCGCCCCAGGGCTCACACCGCGGGAGGCGGACGTGTTGCGGCTGGTCGCTGACGGCTTCGACACCGCGGAGATCGCGCGGAAGATGACATACTCCGAACGCACGGTCAAGAACGTCATCCACGGGCTGACCGCGCGGCTGCACCTGCGCAACCGGGCCCACGCCGTGGCCCACGCCGTCAGGGCGGGCTACATCTGA
- a CDS encoding class I SAM-dependent methyltransferase, translating to MMNPDFYSRVADEFGEYTSGDLRTDVFPDGDPEAVFDELARGLGGPGARLVDVGCADGRNLLRIAPAFGSVLGIDMSASMRDSAERKRAEAGLGDVRFELRDASRTGLPDGEADVLTCRRGPLFPGEFRRVLKPGGHLIYMGIGETDVRELKETFGRGQLYGRWDGRPVMDEVVEELTAAGFAVVLEKAFRTEEFYHSPVELDRFLRQVPIFEDYDTVADRVPFERYAASAGSDRGVRLDRHWFVVQARRTT from the coding sequence ATGATGAACCCGGATTTCTACTCGCGGGTTGCTGACGAGTTCGGCGAATACACCAGCGGGGATCTGCGTACCGACGTCTTCCCGGACGGTGATCCGGAGGCCGTGTTCGACGAGCTGGCGAGGGGCCTGGGCGGTCCCGGTGCCCGACTGGTCGATGTCGGCTGTGCCGACGGGCGCAACCTCCTGAGGATCGCCCCGGCGTTCGGCAGCGTGCTCGGCATCGACATGTCCGCGTCCATGCGGGACTCCGCAGAGCGCAAGCGCGCCGAGGCGGGCCTGGGCGACGTCAGGTTCGAGCTGCGCGACGCTTCGCGTACCGGCCTTCCCGACGGCGAGGCCGACGTCCTCACGTGCCGGCGTGGGCCGTTGTTCCCGGGGGAGTTCCGCAGGGTGCTCAAGCCCGGCGGTCATCTGATCTACATGGGCATCGGCGAGACGGACGTCCGCGAGCTGAAGGAGACCTTCGGCCGGGGCCAGCTCTACGGCCGCTGGGACGGCAGGCCGGTGATGGACGAAGTGGTCGAGGAGCTCACCGCCGCCGGCTTCGCGGTGGTGCTGGAGAAGGCTTTCCGGACCGAGGAGTTCTACCACTCGCCGGTCGAGCTCGACAGGTTCCTGCGCCAGGTGCCGATCTTCGAGGACTACGACACGGTGGCGGACCGGGTTCCGTTCGAGCGCTATGCGGCGTCGGCAGGCAGCGACCGTGGTGTCCGGCTCGACCGGCACTGGTTCGTGGTCCAGGCACGGAGGACGACATGA
- the ectB gene encoding diaminobutyrate--2-oxoglutarate transaminase, whose amino-acid sequence MTIFDDLDSEVRSYSRMWPVVFDRAEGSRLFSEDGRPYLDFFAGAGALNYGHNNAFLKQALLDYIARDGVSHALDMFTVARRDFLQAFQDLVLTPRGLPYKTVFPGPGGANAVEAALKLARRVTGRQSVVSFTNSFHGMTLGALAVSGNRAKRAAAGVDLTLTTPMPYDGYPGIGESGPRHLDRLLSDGGSGLDRPAAIIVETVQGEGGLRSADADWLRDLVEVCTRHEVLLIVDDVQMGCGRTGSFFSFEDAGITPDMVCLSKSIGGFGLPLALTLIRSELDVWKPGDHSGTFRGVSGSFVTGAQALRSFWSDGTLEKSTRERGQRIAASLAAIAIEHPEAGLEVRGRGFAAGLRFATPGAARAVCVAAFEEGLLMETSGAAGDVVKLLPPLTISDDDLDEGLDIIRTCVGPVLARSK is encoded by the coding sequence ATGACAATCTTCGACGATCTCGATTCCGAGGTTCGCAGCTACAGCCGGATGTGGCCGGTCGTGTTCGACCGGGCGGAAGGCAGCCGGCTGTTCTCCGAGGACGGTCGGCCCTACCTGGACTTCTTCGCGGGCGCCGGCGCGCTCAACTACGGTCACAACAACGCCTTCCTCAAGCAGGCCCTGCTGGACTACATCGCCCGGGACGGCGTCTCGCATGCGCTGGACATGTTCACCGTGGCGAGGCGGGACTTCCTCCAGGCCTTCCAGGACCTTGTCCTGACACCGCGGGGGCTGCCGTACAAGACGGTGTTCCCCGGTCCGGGCGGTGCGAACGCGGTCGAGGCGGCTCTGAAGCTCGCCCGACGGGTGACCGGACGGCAGTCGGTGGTGAGCTTCACCAACTCCTTCCACGGAATGACCCTCGGAGCCCTCGCGGTCAGCGGCAACAGGGCGAAGCGTGCGGCCGCCGGTGTGGATCTGACCCTGACGACCCCGATGCCCTACGACGGCTACCCGGGCATTGGGGAGTCCGGCCCGCGCCATCTCGACCGGCTGCTGTCGGACGGGGGCAGCGGCCTGGACCGGCCCGCCGCCATCATCGTGGAGACCGTGCAGGGCGAGGGTGGGCTGAGGTCCGCCGACGCGGACTGGCTGCGCGACCTCGTCGAGGTGTGCACACGGCACGAGGTGCTGCTCATCGTGGACGACGTGCAGATGGGCTGCGGCCGTACGGGATCCTTCTTCAGCTTCGAGGACGCCGGGATCACGCCCGACATGGTGTGTCTGTCCAAGTCCATCGGTGGCTTCGGCCTTCCTCTGGCACTCACCCTCATCCGGTCGGAGCTGGACGTCTGGAAGCCGGGCGACCACAGTGGCACGTTCCGCGGTGTCAGCGGTTCCTTCGTGACCGGTGCCCAGGCACTGCGCTCGTTCTGGAGCGACGGGACGCTGGAGAAGTCCACCCGCGAACGAGGGCAGCGGATCGCGGCGTCCCTGGCCGCCATCGCCATCGAGCACCCCGAGGCGGGTCTGGAGGTGCGGGGCCGGGGATTCGCGGCCGGACTGCGCTTCGCCACGCCCGGAGCGGCCCGCGCGGTGTGCGTCGCGGCCTTCGAGGAGGGGCTGCTCATGGAGACCTCCGGTGCGGCCGGCGACGTGGTGAAGCTGCTGCCCCCGCTGACCATCAGCGACGACGACCTGGACGAGGGTCTCGACATCATCCGTACGTGCGTGGGCCCGGTACTCGCGCGGAGCAAGTGA
- a CDS encoding isopenicillin N synthase family dioxygenase: MPGKIPEVDLEAWRTASDTERASITAELDTALRGTGMFLVSGHGVPEAVMDDFRATAKRFFALRKEVKAQYAIEAAYDGGWLEMHPPGGVGVPVSEGEEAPSAPDLHESFYVGPAHRTGDERRDRLNYPANRWPAELPELRAAADAYTTHMARVVEQVNQLLAVTLGLPEDFFTSRARMATWTQNASWYPSYASIGQVARGQFRNGPHTDLGTVTLLSRQRGVGGLQAWNEEDGWFSPPYSPGSLVVNLGDLMELWTDGRWRALKHRVLPPSPAAPDEELLSLVFFFETDPDTLIEPLAAPAGGGRGLPPAYARRTVLEKLGVSPDSVEVA; this comes from the coding sequence GTGCCAGGCAAGATTCCCGAAGTCGACCTTGAGGCGTGGCGCACGGCGTCCGACACCGAACGCGCCTCCATCACAGCGGAGTTGGACACCGCGCTGCGCGGCACCGGAATGTTCCTCGTGTCCGGGCACGGTGTGCCCGAAGCCGTGATGGACGACTTCCGGGCCACCGCCAAGCGCTTCTTCGCCCTGCGCAAGGAGGTCAAGGCCCAGTACGCTATCGAGGCCGCGTACGACGGCGGATGGCTCGAAATGCATCCACCCGGTGGGGTCGGGGTGCCGGTGAGCGAGGGCGAGGAGGCCCCCAGCGCGCCGGACCTACACGAGTCGTTCTACGTGGGGCCCGCCCATCGTACCGGCGACGAGCGGCGCGACCGCCTCAACTACCCGGCGAACCGCTGGCCGGCCGAGCTGCCCGAGTTGAGGGCGGCCGCGGATGCGTACACGACGCACATGGCGCGGGTGGTGGAGCAGGTCAACCAGCTGCTCGCCGTCACCCTGGGCCTGCCGGAGGACTTCTTCACCTCGCGGGCGCGGATGGCGACGTGGACGCAGAACGCCAGCTGGTACCCCTCGTACGCGAGCATCGGGCAGGTCGCCCGCGGACAGTTCCGCAACGGGCCGCACACCGATCTGGGTACCGTCACGCTGCTGAGCCGGCAGCGAGGCGTGGGCGGACTGCAGGCGTGGAACGAGGAGGACGGCTGGTTCTCGCCGCCGTACAGCCCGGGCTCGCTCGTCGTCAACCTCGGTGACCTGATGGAACTGTGGACCGACGGGCGCTGGCGGGCGCTGAAGCACCGTGTGCTGCCCCCCAGCCCGGCGGCTCCCGACGAGGAACTGCTGTCGTTGGTCTTCTTCTTCGAGACCGACCCCGACACGCTGATCGAGCCCCTGGCCGCTCCGGCCGGTGGTGGCCGAGGACTGCCGCCGGCATACGCGCGGCGGACGGTCCTGGAGAAGCTCGGCGTCTCGCCCGACTCGGTGGAGGTGGCCTGA
- a CDS encoding 7-cyano-7-deazaguanine synthase → MSRIVAVVSGGIDSVTMAHHLATAGHELHVLAVDYGQRHRKELEFAAAVAERLGAPYEQVDLRSLRSVMRGSSLTDPSVSVPRPDRPVGGNPNIVPNRNAVLLSVAFALAVTVRADAVAFGVMAEDVGPSDTSPEFLRLFLEMERVATKGSLAPEVELLAPLIELPKTGVIALGQRLGVPWDKTWTCFRGEDIHCGACAACVERRGAFADLGITDPTDYREALTPR, encoded by the coding sequence ATGAGCAGAATCGTTGCCGTTGTGTCCGGTGGCATCGACTCGGTCACCATGGCGCATCACCTCGCGACCGCGGGCCACGAGCTCCATGTACTGGCTGTCGACTACGGTCAGCGCCACCGCAAGGAACTCGAGTTCGCCGCGGCCGTAGCGGAGCGGCTCGGCGCGCCGTACGAGCAGGTCGATCTGCGCTCGCTGCGCAGCGTCATGCGCGGATCCTCGCTGACGGATCCGTCCGTCAGCGTGCCGCGCCCCGACCGGCCGGTCGGCGGGAACCCCAACATCGTGCCGAACCGCAACGCCGTGCTGTTGTCGGTGGCGTTCGCGCTGGCGGTCACCGTGCGGGCCGACGCCGTCGCCTTCGGCGTCATGGCCGAGGACGTGGGCCCGTCCGACACCTCCCCGGAGTTCCTGCGGCTGTTCCTTGAGATGGAGCGCGTGGCGACCAAGGGTTCGCTCGCGCCCGAGGTCGAACTGCTGGCTCCGCTGATCGAACTGCCGAAGACCGGAGTCATCGCCCTCGGCCAGAGGCTCGGCGTGCCCTGGGACAAGACCTGGACGTGCTTCCGCGGTGAGGACATCCACTGCGGTGCGTGTGCGGCGTGCGTGGAGAGACGCGGAGCGTTCGCGGATCTCGGCATCACGGACCCGACGGACTATCGCGAAGCGCTGACACCGCGGTGA
- a CDS encoding 7-carboxy-7-deazaguanine synthase QueE produces the protein METELVVNEIFGPTVQGEGRSMGRRCAFLRLGGCNLSCTWCDTPYTWDWTGAGDSGVAYDPRKELHRRSVREVAEELLAFGVGLIVISGGEPLGQQNRLIPLVELLTARGLEIEIETNGTHAPDPALVAAKVRFNVSPKLAHSGDSVERRIVPSALRSLAVTEGTTFKFVCRNTDDLDEVGALVEEFTLGSVWIMPKGQTGAEISRHMAGLADAVIARGWNLTTRLHTLLWGDTRGV, from the coding sequence GTGGAAACGGAACTCGTAGTCAATGAGATCTTCGGTCCTACCGTCCAGGGCGAGGGCCGATCCATGGGCCGCAGATGCGCGTTCCTGCGACTTGGCGGCTGCAACCTGTCGTGCACGTGGTGCGACACGCCCTACACATGGGACTGGACCGGGGCGGGCGACTCCGGGGTCGCGTACGACCCCCGCAAGGAGCTGCACCGCCGTTCCGTCCGCGAGGTGGCCGAGGAGCTCCTCGCGTTCGGTGTCGGGCTGATCGTCATCTCCGGCGGGGAGCCGCTCGGTCAGCAGAACCGACTGATCCCGCTGGTCGAGCTGCTCACGGCACGAGGCCTGGAGATCGAGATCGAGACCAACGGCACGCACGCCCCGGATCCGGCCCTGGTGGCCGCCAAAGTCCGTTTCAACGTCTCCCCGAAGCTGGCCCACTCGGGCGACTCGGTCGAACGGCGGATCGTGCCGAGCGCGCTGAGGAGCCTCGCGGTCACGGAAGGCACCACGTTCAAATTCGTCTGCCGCAACACCGACGACCTGGACGAAGTGGGCGCGCTGGTCGAGGAGTTCACCCTCGGTTCGGTTTGGATCATGCCCAAGGGGCAGACCGGGGCCGAGATCAGCCGGCACATGGCCGGGCTGGCCGACGCGGTGATCGCACGGGGCTGGAATCTCACAACACGCCTGCACACCTTGTTGTGGGGCGACACGCGGGGTGTTTGA
- a CDS encoding 6-pyruvoyl trahydropterin synthase family protein, protein MTLRITKKFEFSASHQLSGLAEGHQCGRLHGHNYVIELELSADRTELTRTGFVRDYGELASFKAWLDRTLDHRHLNDLVDDNPTAENLAVWLYERWSKEFPELTSVRISETPKTWAEYRP, encoded by the coding sequence ATGACGCTGCGCATCACGAAGAAGTTCGAGTTCTCTGCCAGCCATCAGCTCTCCGGTCTGGCGGAGGGACATCAGTGTGGTCGGCTGCACGGCCACAACTACGTCATCGAGCTGGAGCTGAGCGCCGACCGGACTGAACTGACGCGGACGGGTTTCGTGCGTGACTACGGCGAGTTGGCCTCCTTCAAGGCGTGGCTCGACCGGACGCTCGACCACCGGCACCTCAACGACCTGGTGGACGACAACCCCACCGCCGAGAACCTGGCGGTGTGGCTCTACGAACGGTGGTCGAAGGAGTTCCCGGAGCTGACATCCGTGCGAATCTCCGAAACCCCCAAGACCTGGGCCGAGTACCGGCCCTGA
- the folE gene encoding GTP cyclohydrolase I: MSVTTWVQEGDVDSEEPREEDPLVGLARQLLKEIGENPDRDGLRDTPTRFARWWREFINYEPGSVGTLFESVDTKQLVIVSDIQVWSLCEHHLLPFNCSVTIAYRPTDRLLGLSKFARIAHRHAHKLQVQERLVSEIAEDIAQLSGAEDVAVIARGEHLCMTMRGIKAAAQMTSTAYRGAFGEDAALRAEMFNLLRP; encoded by the coding sequence ATGTCTGTAACGACCTGGGTGCAGGAGGGTGACGTCGACTCGGAGGAGCCGCGCGAGGAAGACCCCTTGGTCGGACTCGCCCGGCAGCTCCTGAAGGAGATCGGGGAGAACCCCGATCGGGACGGACTGCGCGATACGCCGACGCGGTTCGCCCGCTGGTGGCGCGAATTCATCAACTACGAGCCGGGTTCGGTCGGCACCCTGTTCGAGTCGGTCGACACCAAGCAACTGGTGATCGTCTCGGACATTCAGGTCTGGTCGCTCTGCGAGCACCACCTGCTGCCGTTCAACTGCTCGGTGACGATCGCCTACCGGCCGACCGACCGCCTGCTGGGCCTGTCGAAGTTCGCCCGGATCGCCCATCGGCACGCGCACAAGCTCCAGGTTCAGGAGCGGCTGGTCTCCGAGATTGCCGAGGACATCGCACAGCTCAGCGGGGCGGAGGACGTGGCCGTCATCGCCAGGGGCGAGCACCTGTGCATGACGATGCGCGGCATCAAGGCGGCCGCTCAGATGACCTCGACCGCCTACCGCGGGGCCTTCGGCGAGGACGCGGCGCTGCGGGCCGAGATGTTCAACCTGCTGCGCCCCTGA
- a CDS encoding helix-turn-helix domain-containing protein, which yields MTLRLEPAVAADESTQLDTPVGLRQGWADDGGSGATSFGRRLRDLRLRNGLSQQQLARCSSLSVRAIRDLENGRVRHPRADSLRLLADALGLSAPQMTRLVNDHSLGFPPGSTEPAVSGPFIGREQEVAALTAMLGAENHRLVTIIGIEGVGKTRLAREVAHALETTGRTTVHWLSLDDDQLRNRGGAPVVAAARPTWSREGVNFWRHSRRRLADTIGDSDSLLVLDGAWPGDESADLAADLAAACPGLRILVTTREPGEMPLDTFFPLAPLPVPPSDAETADLDEVASVALLLAQTKRVQPAFRPDDGMLADVVRICRALDGLPAALESAAHWTLVYSLRQLAHQLTTDPLTVARRPHGGHRRPDAYASVHRTVAALSGRQRDLVATMSRRSSRESGGYWSVPEVAATMGLTAAECADDIYHLVILGLLRRIDHHDVAMFRVLNIVSLAGQSAISGQQAITGQNAAA from the coding sequence ATGACCCTGCGCCTCGAACCGGCCGTCGCCGCCGATGAGTCGACCCAGCTGGACACCCCGGTGGGGCTCCGTCAGGGCTGGGCCGACGACGGCGGGAGCGGGGCCACATCCTTCGGGCGGCGACTGCGCGACCTGCGACTGCGCAACGGACTGTCCCAACAGCAGTTGGCGCGCTGCAGCAGCCTCAGCGTTCGCGCGATACGCGATCTGGAGAACGGTAGGGTGCGGCACCCCAGGGCGGACTCCCTGCGTCTGCTCGCCGACGCCCTCGGCCTCAGTGCTCCCCAGATGACACGGCTCGTGAACGACCATTCGCTCGGCTTCCCGCCGGGGTCGACCGAGCCGGCCGTGAGCGGCCCGTTCATCGGCCGAGAACAGGAGGTCGCGGCGCTGACGGCGATGCTCGGCGCCGAGAACCACCGTCTGGTCACGATCATCGGGATCGAGGGCGTCGGCAAGACGCGGCTCGCACGGGAGGTGGCGCACGCACTCGAGACGACCGGGCGCACCACGGTCCACTGGCTGTCCCTGGACGACGACCAGCTCCGAAACCGCGGCGGGGCACCGGTGGTGGCTGCGGCGCGACCCACGTGGTCGCGCGAGGGCGTGAACTTCTGGCGCCACAGCCGTCGGCGCCTCGCCGATACCATCGGGGACTCGGACAGCCTCCTCGTCCTCGACGGGGCCTGGCCGGGGGACGAGTCGGCGGACCTCGCGGCCGACCTCGCGGCCGCATGCCCCGGGCTGCGGATTCTCGTCACGACGAGAGAGCCCGGCGAGATGCCCCTCGACACCTTCTTCCCTCTAGCGCCGCTTCCGGTGCCCCCGTCCGACGCCGAGACGGCGGACCTGGACGAGGTGGCGTCGGTGGCGCTGCTGCTGGCCCAGACGAAGCGCGTTCAGCCGGCCTTCCGCCCCGACGACGGCATGCTCGCGGACGTCGTCCGGATCTGCCGAGCGCTCGACGGCCTTCCCGCCGCTCTCGAGTCCGCTGCCCACTGGACTCTGGTCTACTCCCTGCGGCAGCTCGCCCACCAGCTCACCACCGATCCGCTCACCGTCGCGCGACGACCCCACGGCGGCCATCGACGACCGGACGCCTACGCGTCGGTCCACCGGACCGTCGCCGCGCTGAGCGGCCGCCAACGGGACCTGGTGGCGACCATGTCCCGCCGGTCGTCACGGGAGTCGGGCGGCTACTGGTCGGTGCCGGAGGTGGCGGCCACGATGGGTCTGACGGCCGCGGAATGCGCCGACGACATCTACCACCTCGTCATTCTGGGCCTCCTTCGCCGCATCGACCATCACGACGTGGCGATGTTCAGGGTGCTCAACATCGTCAGCCTGGCCGGACAGAGCGCGATCTCCGGACAGCAAGCCATCACCGGACAGAACGCGGCAGCGTGA